Proteins from one Entomospira culicis genomic window:
- the rfbB gene encoding dTDP-glucose 4,6-dehydratase: MRAIRHLLITGGCGFIGVNLIRYLLSPKSGFTGVIINIDKLTYASQPHALVEMPTDRYHFIQGDISDLRLVEQILQEYSIDTICHLAAESHVDRSINAPSAFMQSNVMGTFTILEAIRQNNPHIYLHHVSTDEVFGSLHEDEPAFTEQSPYHPNNPYSASKASSDHLVWAYRHTYGLPITMSHATNNYGAYQHQEKFIPRMLAGLLQRKSLPLYGDGSHLRDWLHVEDHVRAIWCILQMGKIGESYNIGANNPYSNKDLLHLLCQIVANQQTVPVEDLYALITPVADRLGHDYRYAIDAKKIEVDLGWRAQINFQQGITNYVRWFIETYPH, encoded by the coding sequence GTGCGCGCTATCCGACATCTCCTGATTACTGGTGGTTGTGGCTTTATTGGGGTCAACCTCATTCGTTACTTACTCTCCCCCAAAAGTGGATTTACTGGCGTTATCATTAATATCGATAAACTGACCTACGCCTCTCAACCGCACGCGCTTGTGGAGATGCCGACCGATCGCTATCACTTTATCCAAGGCGACATTAGTGATCTTCGCTTAGTTGAACAAATTCTTCAAGAGTATTCTATCGATACGATTTGCCATCTGGCCGCCGAGAGTCATGTCGATCGCAGCATCAATGCACCGTCGGCTTTTATGCAGAGCAATGTGATGGGAACATTCACGATTCTTGAGGCAATTCGACAGAACAACCCCCACATTTACCTCCACCATGTCAGCACTGACGAGGTCTTTGGCTCACTGCATGAAGATGAGCCGGCCTTCACCGAGCAATCGCCCTACCACCCCAATAATCCCTACAGCGCTAGCAAGGCCAGTAGCGATCATCTGGTTTGGGCGTATCGTCACACTTATGGCTTGCCTATCACCATGAGCCATGCGACAAATAATTATGGTGCGTATCAGCATCAGGAGAAATTTATTCCGCGCATGCTGGCAGGATTACTTCAACGTAAATCCCTTCCGCTCTATGGCGATGGTAGCCACCTGCGTGATTGGCTCCATGTGGAAGATCACGTACGGGCGATTTGGTGCATTCTCCAGATGGGGAAAATTGGGGAAAGCTACAATATCGGAGCAAATAATCCTTATTCTAATAAAGACTTGCTTCACTTATTGTGTCAGATAGTAGCCAATCAACAAACCGTTCCTGTTGAGGATCTCTACGCTCTCATCACACCCGTAGCCGATCGCTTGGGACATGATTATCGCTATGCCATCGATGCAAAAAAAATAGAAGTTGATCTAGGCTGGCGCGCCCAAATCAACTTTCAACAAGGCATAACCAATTACGTGCGCTGGTTTATCGAGACCTATCCCCATTAA
- the flhB gene encoding flagellar biosynthesis protein FlhB, with protein sequence MGGHWIDYFGDALMIEQDKQYTSLHRPADTLTWFSLQHFAKAEDEGRTEDPTDRKKRKSREEGKVAKSADLTQALTLFVALLTLAFFGKYMVRLLAEMMHFYFSQLTDHPSRIEQPNLSGNLGSAFYSYYFRSVGPIFATTFIVAFVSMALQVGFVYAPKAIKPDFKKIAPNFAKYISKTFLSIEAIYNLFKSIFKVIIIGFVGYLTISSSINKLSVAAYSSISQISTFLISRIFIMMLIVSIFMLALAIIDFMFQRHQFKETIKMTKQEIKDEMKEDMGNPHVKSLMRQRMMELLRSSMIQNVPKADVIITNPTHFSVALEYTWGAPAPRVTAKGEDLMALKIREIAQANDVPLVENRPLARALYATVEIGDEVPEEFLKIVADILASLPKIQAKMRGN encoded by the coding sequence GTGGGAGGTCATTGGATCGATTATTTTGGGGATGCGTTGATGATTGAACAAGATAAGCAATATACATCTTTACATCGTCCTGCCGACACCTTGACATGGTTTTCGCTCCAGCACTTTGCCAAAGCCGAAGACGAGGGACGCACCGAAGATCCCACGGATCGTAAAAAGCGCAAATCACGCGAAGAAGGTAAAGTTGCCAAGAGTGCCGACCTTACCCAAGCACTTACACTCTTTGTCGCTCTATTGACATTAGCCTTCTTTGGTAAATACATGGTAAGATTGCTTGCCGAGATGATGCACTTCTACTTCTCCCAGCTCACCGATCACCCTAGCCGTATCGAACAACCTAATCTTAGCGGCAATTTGGGATCGGCGTTTTACAGCTACTACTTTCGTAGCGTTGGCCCTATCTTTGCCACGACTTTTATCGTTGCGTTTGTCTCCATGGCGCTACAAGTAGGCTTTGTCTATGCACCAAAAGCCATTAAGCCCGACTTCAAAAAAATTGCACCCAACTTCGCAAAATACATAAGTAAAACATTCCTCTCCATCGAAGCTATTTATAATCTTTTTAAATCAATTTTTAAGGTTATCATCATCGGGTTTGTCGGCTACTTGACGATCTCTAGTTCGATTAACAAGCTCTCGGTGGCGGCCTATAGTTCAATTTCGCAGATAAGTACTTTTTTGATCTCCCGTATCTTTATTATGATGCTGATTGTCAGCATCTTTATGCTGGCGCTGGCAATTATCGACTTTATGTTTCAACGCCATCAATTTAAAGAGACCATCAAGATGACGAAGCAAGAGATCAAAGACGAGATGAAAGAAGATATGGGTAACCCGCACGTCAAGTCATTGATGCGTCAACGCATGATGGAGCTTTTGCGCAGTAGCATGATCCAAAACGTGCCCAAAGCCGACGTCATTATCACCAACCCGACACACTTTTCGGTCGCGCTGGAGTATACTTGGGGCGCGCCTGCTCCTCGTGTTACCGCTAAAGGCGAGGATCTTATGGCTCTAAAAATTCGAGAAATTGCGCAAGCTAATGATGTGCCTTTAGTCGAAAATCGCCCGCTGGCGCGCGCACTCTATGCGACCGTGGAGATTGGTGATGAGGTACCCGAAGAATTCCTCAAAATTGTTGCCGATATCCTCGCCTCGCTTCCCAAGATTCAAGCCAAAATGCGAGGCAATTAA
- the fliR gene encoding flagellar biosynthetic protein FliR produces MLSESTLPLLFLIFARVFAMIQIAPVISSQGIPYAVRAGLAFFTATLVLPILQSRGYPVPTGYIDFFLLLTAEVIIGLIIGFYLVMIFMLFELIAQMFSIQMGFAAAEMFDPLTNSESALVGQFLNLGAFFIFLQTFGLQKLFLIGVEGSFLHLNASTFLFSPESLSQTMIQAMAMTFGQALLMALPIIGALFMLSVTMGLMAKAAPQMNLLMVGFPIQISLGLFMLIITIPALFNLFSSILDRTWEVIGSIILGMR; encoded by the coding sequence GTGCTCTCCGAAAGTACGCTTCCCCTGCTCTTTTTGATCTTCGCAAGAGTCTTTGCGATGATACAAATCGCCCCCGTCATCTCCTCGCAAGGGATTCCTTATGCGGTGAGAGCGGGCTTGGCCTTCTTTACTGCGACATTGGTTTTACCGATTCTACAAAGCCGTGGCTATCCCGTACCCACGGGGTACATCGACTTCTTTCTCCTCCTTACTGCCGAGGTGATTATTGGCTTGATTATTGGGTTTTATCTGGTGATGATCTTTATGCTCTTTGAATTGATTGCCCAAATGTTCTCCATACAGATGGGTTTTGCCGCCGCCGAGATGTTCGATCCCCTCACCAATAGCGAGTCGGCACTAGTGGGACAATTTCTCAATTTGGGCGCATTCTTTATCTTTTTGCAGACCTTCGGACTCCAGAAACTCTTCCTTATTGGGGTAGAGGGAAGCTTTTTACACCTTAATGCATCCACCTTTCTCTTTTCCCCAGAATCGCTTAGCCAAACGATGATTCAAGCCATGGCGATGACCTTTGGGCAAGCCCTCTTGATGGCACTGCCCATTATTGGCGCACTCTTTATGCTTAGTGTAACGATGGGTTTGATGGCGAAGGCCGCCCCACAGATGAACCTCCTGATGGTGGGTTTTCCTATCCAGATCTCTTTGGGACTCTTTATGCTCATCATCACGATTCCAGCACTATTCAACCTCTTTTCCTCGATTCTTGATCGCACGTGGGAGGTCATTGGATCGATTATTTTGGGGATGCGTTGA
- the fliQ gene encoding flagellar biosynthesis protein FliQ — translation MSEVTIVALFREAVMQVLMLAAPVLIIGAVVGLILSIFQATTSIQDQTLTFVPKIIAIFLTLALFFPWMMQTLREYTISLFSMISTLS, via the coding sequence ATATCAGAAGTTACCATTGTTGCGCTCTTTCGCGAAGCGGTGATGCAAGTGCTGATGTTGGCAGCACCTGTCTTAATTATTGGCGCGGTGGTGGGTCTCATCCTCTCCATCTTTCAGGCGACTACGAGCATTCAAGATCAAACGCTAACCTTTGTTCCCAAAATTATCGCTATCTTCTTAACGCTTGCGCTCTTCTTCCCATGGATGATGCAGACGCTACGTGAGTATACCATCTCCCTCTTTTCGATGATCTCAACGCTCTCTTAA
- the fliP gene encoding flagellar type III secretion system pore protein FliP (The bacterial flagellar biogenesis protein FliP forms a type III secretion system (T3SS)-type pore required for flagellar assembly.), with protein sequence MNKFIHLFLFLIFFTPLVSAQNFDIPLSDDGVPGGQIPIPNIGFSVTQPQSGSEMAFSVQIMLLLAVLSLAPSFIILMTSFLRISIVLDFVKRALSLQQSPPTQVINGLALFMTILIMWPTFSEVYNQAIAPAGRGEMTASQMYVQAEAPLRRFMFEQVRKNPTNIQLFMRLRGLPAPTSLADIPTYILIPAFILHELTEAFKMGIYIYIPFIIIDMVVASALMAMGMIMLPPVMISMPFKLILFVMVDGWSLLAEQLIRSFFPGG encoded by the coding sequence ATGAATAAATTCATTCACCTCTTCCTCTTTCTTATCTTTTTCACGCCCCTTGTTTCAGCGCAAAACTTTGATATCCCCCTCTCCGATGATGGCGTTCCGGGTGGGCAAATCCCTATTCCAAATATCGGTTTCAGTGTTACACAACCCCAATCGGGCAGTGAGATGGCCTTTAGTGTCCAGATCATGCTCCTCTTGGCGGTCTTGAGCCTTGCACCATCTTTTATCATCCTCATGACCAGCTTTTTACGTATCTCCATTGTGCTCGACTTTGTTAAACGCGCGCTTAGCCTCCAGCAATCGCCACCCACGCAGGTCATTAACGGGTTAGCGCTCTTTATGACCATCCTCATTATGTGGCCTACCTTTAGTGAGGTCTACAACCAAGCCATCGCCCCTGCAGGGCGAGGAGAGATGACCGCTAGTCAAATGTACGTGCAAGCCGAGGCTCCCTTGCGTCGCTTTATGTTTGAACAAGTGCGCAAAAACCCCACCAATATCCAACTCTTTATGCGTTTACGAGGGCTTCCTGCACCCACCTCGCTGGCAGATATTCCTACCTATATTCTTATCCCCGCCTTTATCCTCCACGAGCTTACCGAGGCATTTAAAATGGGTATCTATATCTATATTCCCTTTATTATTATCGATATGGTCGTCGCATCCGCATTAATGGCGATGGGTATGATTATGTTACCGCCGGTGATGATTTCGATGCCCTTTAAACTGATTCTCTTTGTGATGGTTGATGGCTGGAGTTTACTAGCCGAACAGTTGATTCGAAGCTTTTTTCCAGGTGGCTAG
- a CDS encoding FliO/MopB family protein, translating into MNVFSLFLRKFLMLAMLLMVTLPLCAQSEASPPEASEVSNEQTLLLEPLTGSQGEVRPLAQSGFMALVQAILALIFVLGLVYLTIFFLRKLTGKEAQVSSHIQILETRSIKAGNAISIIEIADRLFIVGVGENITPIGEITDQEQRDLIRLAQAKKEAPVQERFFQMLKGKIQKNDANTPEEITSSPTRNKDFLKDYTSRLHNPSHQEKNNHE; encoded by the coding sequence ATGAACGTTTTTTCGCTCTTCTTGCGTAAATTCTTGATGCTAGCGATGCTCTTGATGGTTACCTTGCCTCTCTGTGCGCAATCAGAAGCTTCTCCACCAGAAGCTTCTGAGGTTTCCAATGAGCAAACGCTCCTGCTTGAGCCACTAACCGGCTCGCAAGGGGAGGTGCGTCCTCTTGCACAAAGTGGCTTTATGGCGTTAGTGCAAGCGATTTTAGCGCTGATTTTTGTCCTTGGCTTGGTCTATCTTACCATTTTCTTCTTGCGTAAACTTACGGGAAAAGAGGCACAAGTTAGCTCGCACATCCAAATCTTAGAGACACGTTCCATAAAGGCTGGTAATGCAATCAGCATCATTGAGATTGCCGATCGTCTCTTTATCGTGGGAGTCGGGGAGAACATCACCCCCATTGGGGAGATCACCGATCAAGAACAGCGCGATCTTATTAGGCTTGCACAAGCAAAAAAAGAGGCGCCGGTTCAAGAGCGTTTTTTCCAGATGCTCAAAGGCAAAATCCAAAAAAACGATGCCAATACTCCAGAGGAAATTACCTCATCACCGACGAGAAACAAAGATTTTTTGAAGGATTACACCTCGCGTTTGCACAACCCCTCTCATCAGGAGAAGAATAATCATGAATAA
- the fliN gene encoding flagellar motor switch protein FliN, with the protein MMGDGSLSQDEINALLMGAAENHKQEELFSTETLNTIKELFSPLVDNIEVTLKTMADKNISVTLADVKSSNKADFLERFNEKIIDAVASFSGVLECNHHYLFDANEATKLTEELTGQKEHVDSEVISTSALAEFLTALSDQTTQAISEKLGQTLEATPVNVQFMDAGLARLPSDDFIFVSYTLNIESEAISLYTIIDPQLIDKLSQPKASALPKEEAYLANSHQQTGASLSGQSQANVVGYSTLNQPTPVVQGVSLPNLVSGSAPQETKNIGLLMDVMMEVTVELGRTRQPIKDILSIGEGTIIELDKLAGEPVDILVNHNRIAKGEVVVIDENFGVRITEILSGADKLTDR; encoded by the coding sequence ATGATGGGAGACGGATCTCTATCTCAAGACGAAATCAATGCCCTACTCATGGGCGCTGCAGAAAACCACAAACAAGAAGAGCTCTTTTCAACAGAGACCTTAAACACCATAAAAGAGCTCTTCAGTCCCTTGGTGGATAATATCGAAGTTACGCTCAAAACCATGGCGGATAAAAATATTTCCGTAACGCTTGCCGACGTAAAAAGTAGCAATAAAGCCGACTTTCTCGAACGTTTTAATGAGAAGATCATCGATGCTGTTGCCTCTTTCTCTGGCGTGCTAGAGTGTAATCATCACTACCTCTTTGATGCCAATGAAGCAACCAAACTTACCGAGGAGCTTACCGGTCAAAAAGAGCATGTTGACTCTGAGGTTATCTCCACTTCTGCGCTCGCAGAGTTTCTCACGGCACTCTCCGACCAAACGACACAAGCCATCAGTGAAAAGCTAGGGCAAACGCTCGAAGCAACGCCAGTTAATGTTCAATTTATGGACGCAGGCTTAGCGCGCCTACCTTCTGATGACTTTATCTTCGTCTCCTACACCCTCAATATCGAGAGCGAGGCTATCAGCCTCTACACCATCATCGATCCACAACTCATCGACAAACTCTCGCAACCCAAAGCCTCTGCGCTACCCAAAGAAGAAGCCTACCTTGCCAATAGTCATCAACAAACCGGAGCTTCTCTCTCTGGTCAATCACAAGCCAATGTTGTTGGCTATTCAACACTCAATCAACCAACACCAGTTGTACAGGGGGTCAGTTTGCCTAACTTAGTAAGTGGAAGTGCTCCACAAGAGACCAAAAACATCGGTCTACTCATGGACGTAATGATGGAGGTTACCGTCGAACTTGGACGTACCCGTCAGCCTATTAAAGATATCTTAAGCATTGGAGAGGGAACTATCATCGAGCTGGATAAACTTGCCGGTGAGCCTGTTGACATCTTGGTAAACCACAACCGTATCGCTAAGGGAGAGGTTGTAGTTATCGACGAAAACTTTGGTGTGCGTATTACAGAAATCCTCTCGGGTGCAGACAAATTAACCGATCGATAG
- the fliM gene encoding flagellar motor switch protein FliM, whose amino-acid sequence MTEVLSQDEIDQLLTTFSAGSSSGMDENVRTPLEAKRNRSIKIYDFKRPDKFSKEQIRTVSIMHETFSRLASTSLSAQLRALVSVHVASVDQLTYEEFLRSIPNPTALSVINMDPLKGSAILEIDPSITFSIIDRLFGGTGESSKINRELTEIEVAVLGGIVTRLLSNMKEAWSQVIELRARLGQIETNPQFAQIVPPSEMVILVTMETKIEEIEGMMNFCIPYLTIEPIISKLSAQYWYASVRRGFTTENLTTLKEKLSRINVDIVAEIGRVDIPMRDIMALKLGDLLRLPHVKSSSPLILKIGDRSKFECRPGVVGRRVSVQITHKLEEIHSEEFDELIASDREDD is encoded by the coding sequence ATGACTGAAGTTCTTTCGCAAGATGAAATAGACCAATTACTCACCACTTTTTCTGCAGGTAGCAGTTCTGGTATGGATGAGAATGTCCGCACCCCCCTCGAGGCAAAGCGCAATCGGAGCATAAAAATATACGACTTCAAGCGCCCCGATAAATTTAGCAAGGAGCAAATTCGCACTGTCTCCATCATGCACGAAACTTTCTCGCGCTTAGCTAGCACCAGCCTATCGGCACAGCTACGCGCCCTTGTCAGTGTGCACGTCGCCTCTGTCGACCAGCTCACCTACGAGGAGTTCTTGCGATCCATCCCAAACCCTACCGCCCTCTCGGTCATCAACATGGATCCCCTTAAAGGTTCTGCTATCCTAGAGATTGACCCCTCCATCACCTTCTCCATCATCGATCGCCTCTTTGGTGGTACGGGTGAGAGCAGTAAGATCAACCGCGAACTCACCGAAATTGAAGTAGCAGTTCTTGGTGGTATCGTTACACGCCTGCTAAGTAATATGAAAGAGGCTTGGAGTCAGGTCATCGAGCTACGCGCGCGCCTTGGACAAATTGAGACCAATCCGCAATTTGCACAAATCGTGCCACCTAGCGAGATGGTTATTTTAGTAACGATGGAGACCAAAATCGAAGAGATTGAGGGCATGATGAACTTCTGTATCCCCTATCTCACCATCGAACCTATTATTAGTAAGCTCTCGGCACAATATTGGTATGCATCGGTAAGGCGTGGCTTTACTACCGAAAATTTAACCACTCTTAAAGAGAAGCTCTCACGTATTAATGTGGATATTGTCGCCGAAATTGGACGTGTCGATATCCCTATGCGCGACATCATGGCGCTCAAGCTCGGCGATCTCCTACGTTTACCTCATGTTAAGTCCAGTAGCCCGCTTATTCTTAAAATTGGCGATCGATCCAAATTCGAGTGCCGTCCAGGAGTCGTTGGTCGACGTGTCTCTGTGCAAATTACACATAAATTAGAAGAAATTCATAGCGAAGAGTTCGACGAGCTCATCGCATCAGATCGGGAGGATGATTAG
- a CDS encoding flagellar basal body-associated FliL family protein: protein MSDTNLMNDMDDVAEAGGKKKKGRLSLGGSMAGGIIKILAFIAGIIGAILFIVVVSVITYNVMDKGAQTQALQDASEIYHPPGNHEYADVIKVRGRTSDRVGRTFMIDVRLGYRPGDEKTIAELARRTPQLQDLLRQFFSSQKVENLTPEREDALKAELRNQVNNILSQGQVTDVIFTEKIIDFS, encoded by the coding sequence ATGTCCGATACAAATCTCATGAACGATATGGACGATGTTGCAGAAGCAGGTGGTAAAAAGAAAAAAGGGCGCTTAAGCCTTGGCGGTTCGATGGCAGGCGGTATTATCAAAATCCTTGCCTTTATTGCCGGTATTATCGGCGCGATTCTCTTTATTGTTGTCGTAAGTGTTATCACCTACAACGTAATGGATAAAGGCGCGCAAACCCAAGCACTCCAAGACGCTAGTGAGATCTACCATCCCCCCGGTAATCACGAATATGCTGATGTTATCAAAGTGCGTGGCCGCACTTCCGATCGCGTAGGACGTACCTTCATGATTGACGTTCGCCTTGGCTATCGCCCTGGAGATGAGAAGACCATCGCCGAACTCGCTCGTCGCACCCCACAGCTACAAGACCTATTACGCCAGTTCTTCAGCTCTCAAAAAGTAGAAAACCTCACCCCAGAGCGCGAAGATGCTCTCAAAGCTGAACTACGTAATCAAGTCAATAACATCTTAAGTCAAGGGCAGGTTACCGATGTCATCTTTACCGAGAAGATCATCGACTTTAGCTAA